From a region of the Acidimicrobiia bacterium genome:
- a CDS encoding ATP-grasp domain-containing protein: MPRALLLLPTSTYRARDFVAAARRLGLDVVIGSEEPQVLADVSPGQAAVVPMSDVDAAVHAIGALDRQSALDAVLAVDDQGVVVAATAAEKLGLPHNPPDAAAATRDKAEMRLRLSRGEVPQPEHRVVDDAGSAVDAARDIGVPVVVKPVALSASRGVIRVDDVDAVRAVADRVASIQGGWPLLVERYVPGAEVALEGLLHDGDLQVLALFDKPDPLVGPYFEETMFVTPSRHPDVTQREIARVTQAAASAIGLRTGPVHAELRIPSPGVAVVLEVAARSIGGLCSRALVFGIGVSLEELILRQATGRALGSLQRAHAASGVVMLPIPRAGTLAGVHGVDAVRAMPGVDGVEITIAPGRRVVPLPDGDRYLGFVFAHGTSPEAVESTLRQAVDALDVEIDA, translated from the coding sequence GTGCCTCGCGCGCTCCTCCTGCTGCCGACGTCGACGTACCGGGCCCGGGACTTCGTCGCCGCGGCGCGCCGGCTCGGCCTCGACGTCGTGATCGGCTCCGAGGAGCCCCAGGTCCTGGCGGACGTGTCGCCGGGCCAGGCGGCTGTCGTCCCGATGTCGGACGTCGATGCCGCGGTGCACGCGATCGGCGCCCTCGATCGGCAGAGCGCGCTCGACGCCGTCCTCGCGGTCGACGACCAGGGTGTCGTCGTGGCGGCGACCGCGGCCGAGAAGCTCGGGCTGCCGCACAACCCGCCGGACGCGGCTGCCGCGACGCGCGACAAGGCCGAGATGCGGCTGCGGTTGTCTCGTGGCGAGGTTCCACAGCCGGAGCACCGGGTGGTCGACGACGCCGGGAGTGCCGTCGACGCGGCCCGCGACATCGGGGTTCCCGTAGTCGTGAAGCCGGTCGCGCTGTCGGCGAGCCGCGGGGTCATCCGCGTCGACGACGTCGACGCGGTGCGCGCGGTTGCCGACCGTGTCGCGTCGATCCAGGGTGGATGGCCGCTGCTCGTCGAGCGCTACGTGCCGGGCGCGGAGGTCGCGCTCGAAGGCCTGCTGCACGACGGCGATCTCCAGGTGCTCGCGCTCTTCGACAAGCCCGATCCGCTCGTCGGGCCGTACTTCGAGGAGACGATGTTCGTGACGCCGTCGCGTCACCCCGACGTGACCCAGCGCGAGATCGCACGCGTCACGCAGGCGGCCGCGTCGGCGATCGGGTTGCGCACCGGCCCGGTGCACGCGGAGCTGCGCATCCCGTCGCCCGGCGTCGCCGTCGTGCTCGAGGTCGCCGCCCGCTCGATCGGCGGGTTGTGCTCACGCGCGCTGGTGTTCGGCATCGGCGTGTCGTTGGAGGAGCTGATCCTGCGGCAGGCGACGGGCCGCGCGCTCGGCTCCCTGCAGCGCGCGCACGCGGCGTCCGGGGTCGTCATGCTGCCGATCCCGCGCGCCGGGACGCTGGCAGGCGTGCACGGCGTCGACGCCGTGCGCGCGATGCCGGGCGTCGACGGCGTCGAGATCACGATCGCTCCCGGACGGCGCGTCGTCCCGTTGCCGGACGGCGACCGCTATCTCGGGTTCGTGTTCGCGCACGGCACGAGCCCCGAGGCCGTGGAGTCGACGTTGCGCCAGGCGGTCGACGCGCTCGACGTCGAGATCGACGCGTAG
- a CDS encoding GntR family transcriptional regulator — protein sequence MRYLDIAQELRARIAAGAAGSLPSEAELAHEYSASRVTVRRALDALRDEGLVTSRRGAGWFVALDPVHQPLGRVTTVEAALEAAGAAPSRRVLEFAFEPATGDVAKTLGLAADADVLRVTRLNLADDEPFAIVTVWVDAALGAHLSRADVERATFHELLPLQGVEPGRVVQTITAVSASRGDARRLGIPSGSPVLACRRVTYDRRGRAVMLAEHRYAAHRTAFEVEFPLSVENWSER from the coding sequence GTGCGGTACCTCGACATCGCCCAGGAGCTCCGGGCCCGGATCGCCGCCGGCGCCGCCGGGTCGCTGCCGAGCGAGGCCGAGCTCGCACACGAGTACAGCGCGAGCCGGGTGACGGTCCGGCGGGCGCTCGACGCGCTGCGCGACGAGGGGCTCGTCACGAGCCGGCGCGGCGCGGGATGGTTCGTCGCGCTGGACCCGGTCCACCAGCCGCTCGGGCGCGTCACGACCGTCGAGGCCGCGCTCGAGGCCGCGGGCGCGGCACCGAGCCGGAGGGTCCTCGAGTTCGCGTTCGAGCCCGCGACGGGTGACGTCGCGAAGACGCTCGGGCTCGCGGCGGACGCGGACGTGCTGCGCGTGACGCGTCTCAACCTCGCCGACGACGAGCCGTTCGCGATCGTCACGGTATGGGTCGACGCCGCGCTCGGTGCGCACCTCAGTCGCGCCGACGTCGAACGGGCGACGTTCCACGAGCTCCTCCCGCTGCAGGGCGTCGAGCCCGGGCGCGTCGTGCAGACGATCACCGCGGTGTCCGCGTCCCGCGGCGACGCGCGCCGTCTCGGCATCCCGTCGGGGTCGCCGGTTCTCGCGTGCCGCCGCGTCACCTACGACCGTCGCGGCCGCGCCGTGATGCTCGCCGAGCATCGTTACGCCGCGCACCGCACGGCGTTCGAGGTCGAATTCCCGCTGTCCGTCGAGAACTGGAGCGAGCGATGA
- a CDS encoding Mrp/NBP35 family ATP-binding protein: MPVDRPLLAVLRTVDDPRLGRSIVELGMVKGATVERGTAVVAVALPLAPADDGAELRRRIVHATRGVEGVERVEVDLRAMDEDERKAVAKVLKGVSPLSLTDASAAGSQSRPRTNPFTESRTRVLAIASGKGGVGKSSVTTNLAIALARRGRDVAALDADVWGFSMPRMLGVDEPPDLIDDVIVPPVANGVRLVSMGFFAREDQAVVWRGPMLHKALEQFLTDVHWGDPDYLVVDMPPGTGDVSISMAQFLPRAEVIVVTTPQPAAQKVAQRAAAMARKVNLSVVGVVENMSWFRGDDGTAYEIFGAGGGQELADELGVPLLGRVPLVPALREGGDEGRPIVVSDPDDEAARAFCAVAEKVDRELAPTKRAHPELRIT, from the coding sequence ATGCCCGTCGACCGCCCGCTGCTCGCCGTGCTCCGAACCGTCGACGACCCGCGCCTCGGGCGCTCGATCGTCGAGCTCGGCATGGTCAAGGGCGCGACCGTCGAACGGGGGACGGCGGTCGTCGCGGTGGCGCTGCCGCTCGCACCCGCCGACGACGGCGCGGAGCTCCGCCGCCGGATCGTGCACGCGACGCGGGGTGTCGAGGGCGTGGAGCGGGTCGAGGTCGACCTGCGCGCGATGGACGAGGACGAGCGCAAGGCGGTCGCGAAGGTCTTGAAGGGCGTCTCGCCGCTCAGCCTGACCGACGCGTCGGCAGCCGGGAGCCAGTCCCGGCCGCGCACCAACCCGTTCACGGAGTCGCGGACACGGGTGCTCGCGATCGCGTCGGGCAAGGGCGGTGTCGGGAAGTCGTCCGTCACGACGAACCTCGCGATCGCGCTCGCACGACGGGGCCGCGACGTCGCCGCGCTCGACGCCGACGTCTGGGGGTTCTCGATGCCGCGCATGCTCGGCGTCGACGAGCCGCCCGACCTGATCGACGACGTCATCGTCCCGCCGGTCGCGAACGGCGTCCGTCTCGTGTCGATGGGGTTCTTCGCGCGCGAGGACCAGGCCGTCGTGTGGCGCGGTCCGATGCTGCACAAGGCACTCGAGCAGTTCCTCACCGACGTGCACTGGGGCGATCCCGACTACCTCGTCGTCGACATGCCGCCCGGCACCGGCGACGTCTCGATCTCGATGGCGCAGTTCCTGCCGCGCGCGGAGGTGATCGTCGTGACCACGCCGCAACCCGCCGCGCAGAAGGTCGCGCAGCGCGCCGCCGCGATGGCGCGCAAGGTCAACCTGTCGGTCGTCGGTGTGGTCGAGAACATGTCGTGGTTCCGCGGCGACGACGGGACGGCGTACGAGATCTTCGGCGCCGGCGGCGGTCAGGAGCTGGCCGACGAGCTCGGCGTGCCGCTCCTCGGGCGCGTGCCGCTCGTCCCCGCGCTGCGCGAGGGCGGCGACGAGGGCCGACCGATCGTCGTGTCGGATCCCGACGACGAAGCCGCGCGCGCGTTCTGCGCCGTCGCCGAGAAGGTCGACCGCGAGCTCGCACCGACGAAGCGCGCGCACCCCGAGCTCCGCATCACGTGA
- a CDS encoding cysteine desulfurase family protein gives MTRAYLDHASTSPLRPVAFDAMVPYLREHHGDPARLHAEGRATRVAVEDARDRIAAFVGARPREVVFTSGGTEAVNMAIYGAIARASDPAHVVTTAVEHSSVLDACRRSGADVTVVGVDGTGHYDPAAVLDAVRDDTALVSVQLANHEVGTLQDAAAVCAGTDVLVHVDACAAVGHVPLDFRSLGADLCSITAHKLGGPAGTGALLVRRGLRIPPFVVGGAQERARRGGLENVPAIVGFGAAAAELVEGDRLATEAATARRQVDRIVSGACTAVTGVRVLGDRDAALPHLVCLEVDGVEAEPILLALDQRGVAVHSGSACSSETFEPSPVLQAMGLDGDHALRVSVGWTTTDADVDLFLVAFADVTGRLRRLRTGSSTQ, from the coding sequence TTGACGCGCGCATACCTCGACCACGCGTCGACGTCGCCGCTCCGTCCCGTCGCGTTCGACGCGATGGTCCCGTACCTGCGCGAGCACCACGGCGACCCGGCGCGCCTGCACGCGGAGGGCCGGGCGACGCGCGTCGCGGTCGAGGACGCGCGCGACCGCATCGCCGCGTTCGTCGGTGCGCGACCGCGCGAGGTCGTGTTCACGTCCGGCGGGACCGAGGCCGTCAACATGGCGATCTACGGCGCGATCGCGCGCGCGTCGGATCCGGCACACGTCGTGACCACCGCGGTCGAGCACTCGTCGGTGCTCGACGCGTGCCGGCGGAGCGGCGCCGACGTGACCGTCGTCGGTGTCGACGGCACCGGACACTACGACCCGGCCGCCGTGCTCGACGCCGTCCGCGACGACACCGCGCTCGTCAGCGTGCAGCTCGCCAACCACGAGGTCGGGACCCTGCAGGACGCAGCGGCCGTCTGCGCGGGTACCGACGTCCTCGTCCACGTCGACGCGTGCGCGGCAGTCGGTCACGTGCCGCTCGACTTCCGCTCGCTCGGTGCCGATCTGTGCTCGATCACCGCGCACAAGCTCGGAGGCCCGGCCGGGACGGGCGCGCTGCTCGTACGGCGCGGACTGCGCATCCCGCCGTTCGTCGTCGGCGGCGCGCAGGAACGCGCACGGCGCGGCGGTCTCGAGAACGTCCCCGCCATCGTCGGGTTCGGCGCCGCGGCCGCGGAGCTCGTCGAGGGCGACCGGCTCGCGACGGAGGCCGCGACCGCACGCCGCCAGGTGGATCGCATCGTCAGCGGCGCGTGCACCGCGGTCACGGGCGTCCGCGTGCTCGGCGACCGCGACGCGGCCCTCCCCCATCTCGTGTGCCTCGAGGTCGACGGCGTCGAGGCCGAGCCGATCCTCCTCGCGCTGGACCAGCGCGGCGTCGCCGTCCACTCGGGGTCCGCGTGCTCGAGCGAGACGTTCGAGCCGTCGCCCGTCCTGCAGGCAATGGGCCTCGACGGCGACCACGCGCTGCGGGTGAGCGTCGGGTGGACCACGACCGATGCCGACGTCGACCTGTTCCTCGTCGCGTTCGCGGACGTGACCGGTCGGCTCCGGAGGCTCCGGACGGGAAGCTCGACGCAGTAG
- a CDS encoding NifU family protein, protein MTETGTVQPLLTLTDRARDKVLEVRAAEPEPDTLALWLEVSGVSGNTYTYDMYFQRADEAGPDDAVQRHDDLSVVIPSESVDKVRGSTLDLQGGGMVLQNPNRPPASPPMGARPAGDLSGEVAQRVLQVIDQQINPAIAAHGGRADLVAVEDAVAYLRLSGGCQGCGLAAVTLSQGIEVAILDAVPEITRVVDVTDHASGENPYFESAKK, encoded by the coding sequence ATGACCGAAACCGGCACCGTCCAGCCCCTGCTCACGTTGACGGACCGGGCGCGCGACAAGGTCCTCGAGGTGCGGGCCGCGGAGCCCGAGCCCGACACGCTCGCGCTGTGGCTCGAGGTCAGCGGCGTGTCGGGGAACACGTACACCTACGACATGTACTTCCAGCGGGCCGACGAAGCCGGCCCCGACGATGCCGTCCAGCGCCACGACGACCTCTCGGTCGTGATCCCCTCCGAGAGCGTCGACAAGGTGCGCGGCTCGACACTCGACCTCCAGGGCGGAGGCATGGTCCTCCAGAACCCGAACCGGCCGCCCGCGAGCCCCCCGATGGGTGCCCGCCCGGCGGGCGACCTGAGCGGCGAGGTCGCGCAGCGCGTCCTCCAGGTGATCGACCAGCAGATCAACCCGGCGATCGCCGCGCATGGCGGCCGCGCCGATCTCGTCGCCGTCGAGGACGCGGTCGCGTACCTTCGCCTCAGCGGTGGTTGCCAGGGCTGCGGCCTCGCGGCCGTCACCCTCAGCCAGGGGATCGAGGTCGCGATCCTCGACGCCGTCCCCGAGATCACGCGCGTGGTCGACGTGACCGATCACGCGAGCGGCGAGAACCCCTACTTCGAGTCGGCGAAGAAGTAG
- a CDS encoding helix-turn-helix domain-containing protein, producing the protein MPDSRPMTADEFTASVAAVTSAFGDPTRRDIYLFVRDATASPAGGVTASEVADRFELHPNVARHHLEKLTGGGYLTVAAGRAAGTAGRPSKRYRTSEVDATLAFPPRRDDLLGQLLARALEMLGPDRAAEMADEVGFEYGLALAERMGTGADAANRAHRSLSTAMVAVADALTAHGFAAHTEARGRSLAIVAECCPFGEAAQRYPHVVCAVDRGMIRGMLAGLSRDVEPRVEASRPDGDAHCVTRV; encoded by the coding sequence GTGCCCGACAGCAGGCCCATGACCGCGGACGAGTTCACGGCGTCCGTCGCCGCGGTGACGAGCGCGTTCGGCGATCCCACCCGGCGGGACATCTACCTCTTCGTCCGGGACGCGACCGCGTCACCTGCCGGCGGTGTCACCGCGAGCGAGGTCGCCGACCGGTTCGAGCTGCACCCCAACGTCGCCCGCCACCACCTCGAGAAGCTGACGGGCGGCGGGTACCTCACGGTCGCCGCCGGTCGCGCGGCCGGCACCGCGGGGCGGCCGTCGAAGCGATATCGCACGAGCGAGGTCGACGCCACGCTCGCGTTCCCGCCTCGTCGCGACGACCTGCTCGGTCAGCTCCTCGCGCGCGCGCTCGAGATGCTCGGCCCCGACCGGGCCGCGGAGATGGCCGACGAGGTCGGGTTCGAGTACGGCCTGGCACTCGCGGAGCGCATGGGGACGGGCGCCGACGCGGCGAACCGCGCCCACCGCTCGCTCAGCACCGCGATGGTCGCCGTCGCCGACGCGCTCACCGCGCACGGCTTCGCCGCCCACACCGAGGCGCGCGGCCGCTCGCTCGCGATCGTCGCCGAGTGCTGCCCGTTCGGTGAAGCCGCGCAGCGGTACCCGCACGTCGTCTGCGCGGTCGACCGCGGGATGATCCGCGGGATGCTCGCCGGCCTTTCGCGCGACGTCGAGCCGCGCGTCGAGGCGTCGCGCCCCGACGGCGACGCGCACTGCGTCACGCGGGTTTGA
- a CDS encoding DUF169 domain-containing protein, whose translation MANSSWAELSDALQSNLHLTAAPMAITFASEPPPDVAPFDAPMPSPAPDGRTGRVPAGCVFWMHGSDRTFSTVAQDHANCSVGSMTHGFKTLDEVAGNGDVAALLESGWVTMDVVPQIPVVHEKPGAVVYGPLAATRVDPDVVFIRLNAKQLMVLSDAVPGLRVEGKPQCHIVAIAKEQGEIAASVGCMLSRVRTGMPSTEMTCAIPASKLAEVVASIERNAVADAAVAQYASQDAQRFS comes from the coding sequence ATGGCGAACTCCTCCTGGGCCGAGCTCTCGGACGCGCTGCAGTCGAACCTGCACCTGACCGCGGCGCCGATGGCGATCACGTTCGCGAGCGAGCCACCGCCAGACGTCGCGCCGTTCGATGCGCCGATGCCGTCACCGGCACCCGACGGCCGGACCGGGCGCGTCCCGGCGGGGTGCGTCTTCTGGATGCACGGCTCGGACCGTACGTTCAGCACCGTGGCGCAGGACCACGCGAACTGCAGCGTCGGCAGCATGACGCACGGGTTCAAGACGCTCGACGAGGTGGCGGGGAACGGCGACGTCGCCGCGCTGCTCGAGTCGGGCTGGGTGACGATGGACGTCGTGCCGCAGATCCCGGTCGTGCACGAGAAGCCGGGCGCGGTCGTCTACGGACCGCTCGCGGCGACACGCGTCGACCCGGACGTCGTGTTCATCCGCCTGAACGCGAAGCAGCTGATGGTCTTGTCGGACGCCGTGCCGGGGCTCCGTGTCGAGGGCAAGCCGCAGTGCCACATCGTCGCCATCGCCAAGGAGCAGGGTGAGATCGCGGCGAGCGTCGGCTGCATGCTGAGCCGCGTCCGCACGGGGATGCCGAGCACGGAGATGACGTGCGCGATCCCCGCGTCGAAGCTCGCCGAGGTCGTCGCGTCGATCGAACGGAACGCGGTCGCGGACGCGGCGGTCGCGCAGTACGCGTCCCAGGACGCGCAGCGCTTCTCGTAG
- a CDS encoding Rrf2 family transcriptional regulator: protein MRISAKADYAVRAAAELAAAPPGRPVKAERIAHSQRIPREFLENILRDLRRAGLVATQRGAEGGSMLARPASEISVAEVLRAVEGPLAAVRGVRPESLTYEGAASSLVDVWIAVRASLRSVLDVVTLADVAAGELPEVVRAAVSDPANWQPR, encoded by the coding sequence GTGCGGATCTCGGCGAAGGCGGACTACGCGGTGCGGGCGGCCGCCGAGCTCGCGGCCGCGCCCCCGGGTCGACCCGTGAAGGCGGAGCGGATCGCGCACAGCCAGCGGATCCCCCGGGAGTTCCTCGAGAACATCCTGCGTGACCTGCGCCGGGCCGGCCTCGTGGCGACGCAGCGGGGGGCCGAGGGCGGCTCGATGCTGGCCCGGCCGGCGTCGGAGATCTCGGTCGCCGAGGTCCTCCGGGCGGTCGAGGGCCCGCTCGCGGCCGTCCGGGGCGTGCGGCCCGAGTCGCTGACGTACGAGGGCGCCGCGTCGTCGCTCGTCGACGTGTGGATCGCGGTGCGGGCGAGTCTCCGCTCCGTGCTCGACGTGGTCACGCTGGCCGACGTGGCGGCGGGCGAGCTGCCCGAGGTGGTCCGCGCAGCGGTGTCCGACCCGGCCAACTGGCAGCCCCGTTGA
- a CDS encoding radical SAM protein: MRVLLVSAYELGHPPLHVAGPAGALRARGHDVRVVDLALDAWDVGVLDGVERVLVAVPMHTAARMAREIIPSIAQPTCCYGLYAAACADVADAVVAGEYAPALVRWVETGVAGDAVQLTRARRSADPAFDALPPLERYARLVIGGEERLVGYVETSRGCAHRCRHCPVPVVYDGRIRIVSEDAVLRDVDRVVDLGARHVTFADPDFFNGVHHSLRVVRAMHRRHPELTFDCTVKVEHVLRHADVWGELADSGCLFVVSAFESTDDRTLARLAKGHTVADEVRAVALLRAHGIEVRPSFLPFTPWTTRAQLRDLVEFVADHDLVESVDPVQYAIRLLLPPGSLLLDDPEVAAVVDGYDADRLSYTWRSCDPAIDALHCELSAIVERAAAGGEPLTQTYAHVREAVGAPPRPVTPSATPRPHLTESWFCCAEPTEQQLGALR, from the coding sequence ATGCGCGTCCTCCTGGTCTCGGCCTACGAGCTCGGTCACCCACCGCTGCACGTCGCTGGTCCGGCCGGCGCGCTGCGTGCGCGAGGACACGACGTGCGCGTCGTCGATCTCGCGCTCGACGCGTGGGACGTGGGCGTGCTCGACGGCGTCGAACGGGTCCTGGTCGCGGTGCCGATGCACACCGCCGCGCGCATGGCGCGCGAGATCATCCCGTCCATCGCGCAGCCGACGTGCTGCTACGGGCTGTACGCGGCCGCGTGTGCCGACGTGGCGGACGCCGTCGTCGCCGGGGAGTACGCGCCCGCGCTCGTGCGGTGGGTGGAGACGGGCGTCGCGGGTGACGCCGTGCAGCTGACGCGGGCTCGGCGCAGCGCGGATCCTGCCTTTGACGCGCTCCCGCCGTTGGAGCGCTACGCCCGGCTCGTGATCGGAGGCGAGGAGCGGCTCGTCGGCTACGTCGAGACGTCCCGCGGGTGCGCACACCGCTGCCGGCACTGTCCCGTGCCCGTCGTCTACGACGGGCGCATCCGCATCGTCTCGGAGGACGCGGTGCTGCGCGACGTCGACCGCGTCGTCGACCTCGGGGCCCGCCACGTCACCTTCGCCGATCCGGACTTCTTCAACGGCGTGCACCACTCGCTGCGGGTCGTGCGCGCGATGCACCGTCGGCATCCCGAGCTCACGTTCGACTGCACGGTGAAGGTCGAGCACGTCCTGCGCCACGCCGACGTCTGGGGCGAGCTCGCGGACTCCGGGTGCCTGTTCGTCGTGTCCGCGTTCGAGAGCACCGACGACCGCACGCTCGCACGGCTCGCGAAGGGACACACCGTCGCCGATGAGGTCCGAGCCGTCGCCCTCCTGCGCGCGCACGGCATCGAGGTTCGGCCGTCGTTCCTGCCCTTCACGCCGTGGACGACGCGCGCACAGCTGCGCGATCTCGTGGAGTTCGTCGCCGATCACGACCTGGTCGAGAGCGTCGACCCGGTGCAGTACGCGATCCGGCTGCTGCTGCCGCCCGGATCGCTGCTCCTCGACGACCCCGAGGTCGCGGCCGTGGTCGACGGCTACGACGCCGACCGGCTGTCGTACACGTGGCGGTCGTGTGACCCGGCGATCGACGCGCTCCATTGCGAGCTGTCCGCGATCGTCGAGCGTGCTGCGGCCGGCGGCGAGCCCTTGACCCAGACGTACGCACATGTGCGCGAGGCGGTCGGCGCGCCGCCCCGTCCCGTGACGCCGTCCGCGACGCCCCGCCCGCACCTCACTGAGTCCTGGTTCTGCTGTGCGGAACCGACCGAGCAGCAGCTCGGCGCGCTGCGCTGA
- a CDS encoding aconitate hydratase, translating to MTEPVGPTTPLSLVEDVYARFPERVATTRARLGRPMTFAEKILAAHADDATTVGLARGVDYADYRPDRVAMQDATAQMALLQFMLAGLPRVAVPTTVHCDHLIQAHVGADADLRVAQDVNAEVYEFLRSVSAKYGIGFWKPGSGIIHQVVLEQYAFPGGMMIGTDSHTPNAGGLGMVAIGVGGADAVDVMAGWPFNTRVPKLIGVRLTGTLSGWTSAKDVILAVAGILTVKGGTGAIVEYFGPGVSSISATGRATICNMGAEIGATCSLFPYDERSARYLKATRREEIADAADRCADFLRSDPEVDTDPSRFYDRVIEIDLDPLEPHLVGPHTPDLDRPISALPAEVAREGYPTEVSSALVGSCTNSSYEDIGRAANVARQAAARGLRVRSPLLVTPGSEQVRATIERDGLLADLEAIGATVLANACGPCIGQWQRDDIQPGQRNAIVTSFNRNFPRRNDGNADTLAFIGSPETVVAMALSGRLDLDFVHEPITAEDGTQLKLEPPVADDLPSRGYDAGRSGFVAPADDPSSVTVAVARDSERLELLTPFPAWDGKDLTGLRVLMKAVGKCTTDHISPAGPWLRYRGHLTNISGNLFIGVDNAWPTEKPLPELARDFKDAGIQWIAVGDENYGEGSSREHAAMEPRATGGRAIVARSFARIHEANLKKQGVLPLTFADPADYDKVRADDVVDVTGLTALAPGSAVTLVLHHADGTTDSVPTRHTMSEEQIAWFRAGSALNLLAQQQAART from the coding sequence ATGACCGAGCCCGTGGGTCCGACCACACCACTGTCCCTCGTCGAGGACGTCTACGCCCGCTTCCCCGAGCGCGTCGCCACGACGCGCGCACGACTCGGCCGTCCGATGACGTTCGCCGAGAAGATCCTCGCCGCGCACGCGGACGACGCCACGACCGTCGGGCTCGCGCGTGGCGTCGACTACGCGGACTACCGGCCCGACCGAGTCGCCATGCAGGACGCGACCGCGCAGATGGCGCTGTTGCAGTTCATGCTCGCGGGCTTGCCGCGCGTCGCCGTCCCGACGACGGTGCACTGCGACCACCTGATCCAGGCGCACGTGGGTGCGGACGCCGACCTGCGGGTCGCGCAGGACGTGAACGCCGAGGTCTACGAGTTCCTGCGCAGCGTGTCGGCGAAGTACGGGATCGGGTTCTGGAAGCCGGGGTCGGGGATCATCCACCAGGTCGTGCTCGAGCAGTACGCGTTCCCGGGCGGAATGATGATCGGAACCGACAGCCACACGCCGAACGCCGGCGGGCTCGGGATGGTGGCGATCGGCGTCGGTGGCGCGGATGCGGTCGACGTCATGGCGGGGTGGCCGTTCAACACGCGCGTCCCGAAGCTGATCGGGGTGCGGCTCACGGGCACGCTGTCCGGCTGGACCTCCGCGAAGGACGTCATCCTCGCCGTCGCCGGGATCCTCACCGTGAAGGGTGGCACGGGCGCGATCGTCGAGTACTTCGGGCCCGGTGTGTCGTCGATCTCGGCGACGGGCCGGGCGACGATCTGCAACATGGGCGCGGAGATCGGCGCGACGTGCTCGCTGTTCCCCTACGACGAGCGCAGCGCGCGTTACCTGAAGGCGACGCGGCGCGAGGAGATCGCGGACGCGGCCGACCGGTGCGCGGACTTCCTGCGCAGCGATCCCGAGGTCGACACCGACCCGTCGCGCTTCTACGACCGCGTGATCGAGATCGATCTCGACCCGCTCGAGCCGCACCTTGTCGGCCCGCACACGCCCGACCTCGACCGTCCGATCTCCGCGCTGCCCGCGGAGGTCGCGCGCGAGGGCTATCCCACGGAGGTGTCGTCCGCGCTCGTCGGGTCGTGCACCAACTCCTCCTACGAGGACATCGGTCGCGCCGCGAACGTCGCACGGCAGGCGGCGGCGCGCGGGCTGCGCGTGCGGTCGCCGTTGCTCGTCACGCCCGGCTCCGAGCAGGTCCGGGCAACGATCGAGCGCGACGGGCTGCTCGCCGACCTGGAGGCGATCGGCGCGACCGTCCTCGCGAACGCGTGCGGCCCCTGCATCGGCCAGTGGCAGCGCGACGACATCCAGCCGGGCCAGCGCAACGCGATCGTCACGTCGTTCAACCGCAACTTCCCGCGGCGCAACGACGGCAACGCGGACACGCTCGCGTTCATCGGATCGCCCGAGACGGTGGTCGCCATGGCGTTGAGTGGCCGCCTCGACCTCGACTTCGTGCACGAGCCGATCACCGCGGAGGACGGCACGCAGCTGAAGCTCGAGCCGCCGGTCGCCGACGACCTGCCGTCGCGCGGCTACGACGCCGGCAGGTCCGGGTTCGTGGCGCCGGCGGACGACCCGTCGAGCGTGACGGTGGCAGTGGCGCGCGACTCCGAGCGCCTGGAGCTGCTCACGCCGTTCCCCGCGTGGGACGGCAAGGACCTGACCGGCTTGCGCGTCCTGATGAAGGCGGTCGGCAAGTGCACGACCGACCACATCTCGCCCGCGGGTCCGTGGCTCCGCTACCGCGGCCACCTGACCAACATCTCGGGCAACCTCTTCATCGGCGTCGACAACGCGTGGCCGACCGAGAAGCCGTTGCCGGAGCTCGCACGCGACTTCAAGGACGCCGGCATCCAGTGGATCGCGGTCGGTGACGAGAACTACGGCGAGGGCTCGTCACGCGAGCACGCGGCGATGGAGCCGCGCGCGACCGGCGGGCGTGCGATCGTGGCCCGCTCGTTCGCGCGCATCCACGAGGCGAACCTCAAGAAGCAGGGCGTGCTGCCGCTGACGTTCGCGGACCCGGCCGACTACGACAAGGTGCGCGCGGACGACGTCGTCGACGTGACGGGCCTGACGGCGCTGGCGCCCGGCTCCGCGGTCACGCTCGTGCTCCACCACGCCGACGGCACGACGGACTCCGTCCCGACGCGTCACACGATGTCGGAGGAGCAGATCGCCTGGTTCCGCGCCGGTTCCGCGCTCAACCTGCTCGCGCAGCAGCAGGCCGCTCGCACCTGA